From a single Bradyrhizobium sediminis genomic region:
- a CDS encoding class I SAM-dependent methyltransferase, with the protein MKLPRLIRKVAKTVVRSVPVLRRQILFSTDYRVLSGIDEAKTAAASSGGWLAARTVARQQRAYENLIAAMKQGEPRLDFSVAAEAVAATEIARPRLLEVGCGSGYYSEVLATLLPGGVEYTGIDYSDAMIARARTRYPTVSFEVADATRLPYADGAFDIVFNGVSLMHIIDYQAAIREAARVAARYCIFHTVPVFDAHRTTFLRKYAYGAPVVEVVFNKQELISICQDAGLRLEREWSCIPYDVQEATGHHSATETYLFSKATKP; encoded by the coding sequence ATGAAGCTTCCCCGCCTCATCCGAAAAGTGGCCAAGACGGTGGTCCGATCGGTACCGGTCCTCCGGCGCCAGATTCTGTTCTCGACCGATTACCGGGTGCTCAGCGGCATCGACGAGGCGAAGACTGCCGCTGCATCGTCAGGCGGATGGCTTGCCGCGCGCACCGTCGCCCGGCAGCAACGCGCCTATGAAAATCTGATCGCCGCCATGAAGCAGGGCGAGCCGCGGCTCGATTTCAGCGTCGCGGCGGAAGCCGTCGCGGCGACGGAAATCGCTCGTCCGCGGCTGCTCGAGGTCGGCTGCGGCAGCGGCTATTATTCCGAAGTGCTCGCTACGCTGCTGCCCGGCGGCGTGGAGTACACCGGCATCGATTATTCCGACGCCATGATCGCACGCGCCCGCACCCGCTACCCGACGGTAAGCTTCGAAGTCGCCGACGCGACCCGGTTGCCGTATGCCGACGGGGCCTTCGACATCGTCTTCAACGGCGTTTCGCTGATGCACATCATTGACTATCAGGCCGCCATCCGCGAAGCCGCCCGCGTCGCGGCGCGCTACTGCATTTTCCATACCGTCCCGGTATTCGATGCCCATCGAACTACCTTTCTGAGGAAATATGCCTATGGAGCGCCTGTGGTCGAGGTGGTGTTCAACAAGCAGGAACTGATCTCGATATGCCAGGACGCGGGCCTGCGCCTCGAGCGTGAATGGTCCTGCATCCCGTATGACGTGCAGGAGGCAACGGGGCATCATTCAGCGACCGAGACCTACTTGTTCTCGAAGGCAACGAAGCCCTGA
- a CDS encoding CgeB family protein: protein MRILVLNADYPRFLAWLYRRQPGLEDAGYAGQMAARNASLFGVADFYSRNFSASGHPAAEIHVNNPWLQSAWAREHGMAVETAEPPGTAAPRALPGWLQRAVTPFKPLLRPLARKVGLSPTLDAQAENILLAQIEDFGPDLIINQDTFHVNTGLVRRIRGIGRPILIGQVGIEPSRGEDWPVYDLMMSQLSATVNFFRSLGVRAELNHLAFEPAILDALPAAPATDIDVSFVGTVSADHRQRIALLEAVAGRYDLKLFGSRPQALPSSSPLHRCFQGEVWGADMYQVLRRSRVTLNSHIDLAGREAGNMRLFEATGVGAFLLTDFKDNLHTLFEPNREVAVWRGNDDCLAGIGRALEDDQGRAAIARAGQARTMAQHTYRHRTREILGFAEQLRTKR from the coding sequence ATGCGCATACTCGTGCTCAACGCGGACTATCCGCGCTTTCTGGCCTGGCTCTACCGCCGCCAGCCCGGGCTCGAGGACGCCGGCTATGCCGGGCAGATGGCGGCGAGAAACGCCAGCCTGTTCGGCGTCGCCGACTTCTACTCCAGGAATTTCAGCGCATCGGGTCATCCCGCGGCGGAGATCCACGTCAACAATCCATGGCTGCAGTCGGCCTGGGCGCGCGAGCACGGTATGGCGGTCGAAACGGCGGAGCCGCCGGGAACGGCCGCGCCGCGGGCGCTTCCCGGATGGCTGCAGCGCGCCGTCACGCCGTTCAAGCCGCTGCTGCGGCCACTGGCCCGAAAGGTCGGCCTGAGCCCCACGCTCGACGCCCAGGCCGAGAATATCCTGCTCGCCCAGATCGAGGACTTTGGGCCCGACCTGATCATCAACCAGGACACCTTCCATGTGAACACCGGCCTCGTGCGGCGCATCAGGGGTATCGGGCGCCCGATCCTGATCGGCCAGGTTGGCATCGAGCCGTCCCGCGGCGAGGACTGGCCGGTCTACGACCTCATGATGTCGCAACTGTCGGCCACGGTGAACTTCTTTCGAAGTCTCGGGGTTCGCGCGGAACTCAACCACCTCGCCTTCGAACCCGCAATCCTCGACGCGCTGCCGGCAGCGCCCGCGACGGATATCGATGTTTCCTTCGTCGGCACGGTGTCGGCTGATCACCGGCAGCGCATCGCCTTGCTGGAGGCGGTGGCCGGCCGCTACGATCTCAAATTATTCGGAAGCCGGCCGCAGGCGCTCCCCTCCAGCTCGCCGCTGCACCGCTGCTTCCAGGGCGAAGTCTGGGGCGCCGACATGTATCAGGTTTTGCGGCGCTCCCGCGTGACGCTCAACTCCCATATTGATCTTGCAGGCCGGGAGGCCGGCAACATGCGCTTGTTCGAGGCCACCGGCGTCGGCGCGTTTCTCTTGACCGACTTCAAGGACAATCTCCACACCCTGTTCGAGCCGAATCGCGAAGTCGCGGTCTGGCGCGGAAACGATGACTGCCTTGCCGGCATCGGCCGCGCGCTGGAAGACGACCAGGGCCGCGCGGCGATCGCGCGCGCCGGCCAGGCCCGGACCATGGCGCAGCATACCTATCGTCATCGTACCCGGGAGATTCTGGGTTTTGCCGAACAACTGCGGACGAAGCGATGA